A single region of the Candidatus Thermoplasmatota archaeon genome encodes:
- a CDS encoding DUF167 domain-containing protein, with amino-acid sequence MSEFKDAIKSHSDGAILNLFVKTKSKDVVFPAGYNTWRKCLEIKVCSEAKENRANKDVIKAVAKYFNKPVTNVFIVSGEKSREKTLLVKGVSVDDVSRRLRESLDGL; translated from the coding sequence ATGAGCGAATTTAAAGATGCAATAAAAAGCCATAGTGATGGTGCTATTCTTAATCTTTTTGTAAAAACTAAGTCTAAAGATGTGGTTTTCCCTGCAGGTTATAACACATGGCGGAAATGTTTGGAGATAAAAGTCTGTTCTGAGGCTAAAGAAAACAGGGCAAACAAAGATGTGATTAAAGCCGTTGCAAAATATTTCAATAAACCTGTTACTAATGTATTTATAGTTTCAGGGGAGAAAAGCCGGGAAAAAACATTGCTTGTTAAGGGTGTTTCTGTTGATGATGTGAGTAGGAGATTAAGGGAGTCTTTAGATGGATTATAA